One window from the genome of Lathamus discolor isolate bLatDis1 chromosome 24, bLatDis1.hap1, whole genome shotgun sequence encodes:
- the LOC136004165 gene encoding loricrin-like, whose translation MCSRQDRDKCHEQERYSSGGGCHSSGGGCHSSGGGCHSSGGGGCHSSGGGGCHSSSGGGCHSSGGGGCHSSGGGCHSSSGSGGCHSSGGSSCHGIPQVHYQQQQQQQIHQLPSHKMK comes from the coding sequence ATGTGCTCCCGCCAGGACAGGGACAAGTGCCATGAGCAGGAGCGCTACAGCAGCGGTGGTGGATGCCACAGCTCCGGTGGTGGATGCCACAGCTCTGGTGGTGGATGCCATAGCTCCGGTGGTGGTGGCTGCCATAGCTCCGGTGGTGGTGGCTGCCATAGCTCCAGTGGTGGTGGCTGCCATAGCTCCGGCGGTGGCGGCTGCCATAGCTCCGGCGGTGGCTGTCACAGCTCCAGTGGCAGTGGTGGATGCCATAGCTCCGGTGGCTCCAGCTGCCATGGCATCCCACAGGTCCactaccagcagcagcagcagcagcagatccacCAGCTGCCCTCACACAAGATGAAGTGA
- the LOC136004141 gene encoding loricrin-like, with protein MCSRQDRDQCHKQERYTRQSSGGCHSSGGGCHSSGGGGGCHSSGGGGGCHSSGGGGGCHSSGGSGGCHSSGGGGCHGKPQVQYHYHQQQQQQQQQQVHQLPSQKMK; from the coding sequence ATGTGCTCCCGCCAGGACAGGGACCAGTGCCACAAACAGGAGCGTTACACCCGGCAGAGCAGCGGCGGCTGCCACAGCTCCGGTGGTGGCTGCCACAGCTCCGGTGGCGGCGGTGGCTGCCACAGCTCCGGTGGCGGCGGTGGATGCCACAGCTCCGGTGGTGGCGGTGGCTGCCACAGCTCCGGTGGCAGCGGTGGATGCCATAGCTCCGGTGGTGGTGGCTGTCACGGGAAGCCACAGGTCCAGTACCAttaccaccagcagcagcaacagcagcagcagcagcaggtccacCAGCTGCCCTCGCAGAAGATGAAGTGA